Below is a genomic region from Eubacterium sp. 1001713B170207_170306_E7.
TACCTTCATATTTTGATTCAGGGGAATCTTCTCGATCTGCATAATCACTGCCGGCACCATATATGGCGGCTTTTCTTCCTGGATAAAGACCTTTAACCCTTCAATATCCACTGTGTCGTCGGAGACGACATATGCCGCAATGGCCTTGCCGCCAGCCGGCGCATCAAAGGCCATGACCGTCGCGTCCTTGATACCGGGATACTGGCGCAGGATGCCCTCTACCTCTGTCAGCTCAATGCGGAAGCCCCGGATTTTAACCTGTCCATCCCGTCTTCCGATAAATTGAAGGTTGCCGTCAAAGAGGTAGCGGACCATGTCCCCGGTGTGGTATATCCGCTCAAATCCCTCTCTCCTCATGAATGGGTTTGGCGTAAAAACCTTTGCTGTCTGCTCCGGCCGGTTGAGGTACCCCCGTCCCACCTGATAGCCGGAAACACAGAGCTCTCCAAGGGCTCCTGCCGGAACTCTCCTTTCATATTTATCGACGACATAGAGTTCTACATTGTCAATGGCGTGTCCAATGGGCACATTATCGTAGCTTTTGGTTTTATCCACCTCAAAAGCCGTTATGAGAACAGTCGATTCTGTCGGTCCATACAGATTGTGGAAAGCGTAGTCTGATCCCGGCTGTACGGGAACCAGGGTCTCGCCTCCGGTGGAGAGATGTTTCAGTCCATGATTCTCAATCTCTGAGGCAAATTGTCTGCCGACCTGGGTGGTCATAAAGCAGTGTGTCACTTTTTCTTTTTCCAGGTATTCGTTAAGCTTTGGCAGTTCCAGGCGTAGCTCGTCCGGAATGATGCAGACGGCAGCGCCGCTGCTCAACGCCGGGTACATGTCCATCATATTGGCATCGAAGCCATAACTGGCGTAGGCCGTCACAATACTGTCGCTCTCCAGCCCATAATAGGACCGGTACCATGAGCAAAAGGCCACGATATTGCTCTGCGTCAGCATGCACCCCTTAGGAGTGCCAGTCGTTCCGGAAGTATACAGTAATATGAACAGATCCTCCGGTGACGGGTCCGTTTTGCCTGGCTGCGGTGCGGGTGGCAGCGCTGGTATGGCTTCTGTCAGCAGTACCTCACCCTGGTATTCCGGAACCTTTGAGCGCAGCTGCCGGTCTGTAATCAGCAGTTCTGCTTTCGCGTCCGCCATCATAAACGCCAGCCGATCCTCCGGATAGGTGGGGTCCAGCGGCTGGTAAGCGGCGCCGGATTTCATAACGCCAAGGGACGCAATCACCATGTACTCACAACGGTCGATCAAAATTGAAACGACCTGCTCTGGCCCGATCCCTTTCCCGCTCACATAGGCTGCGATGCGCTCAGACAGTTCATCCACTTCACGATAGGTATAGCATTTGTCTTTGTAGATCACCGCTGTTTTATCCGGCTCCCTCTCGGCCTGCTGCCTGAAAAGCGCCACTAAGGTCAAGCTTCTGTCATAGGCTGTCTCTTTTCCATAAAAAGACTGAAGCATCTGTATTTCCTGTTGGGAAACCAGCGGAATGGCCTTTAAAGCATCGTATTCCAAAAACCCTTCCGCGACCCGCAGATACAGATTGACAAAGGATTCCATATTCTGGCGGTCATAAACATCCCTTCGATATTCAAAGAACAGATCATAGCTGCCTTTTTTCTTAAAAACATGCAGCGCGATATTGGCAAGGCTGCAGCCGGTTTCCAGCGATTCCATGGAAACCTCCCGGTCTTCCAGTGTGATGGCATTCAGCGTCTCAGCCTGATAAACAAAAAGCAGCTCTGACGAAACCCCGTATTGATTGGCTAACTCTCCAAAAGAGCAGCAGTCATATTTCATGGTCTCAAAGAAACGCTCCTGCAGCTGCCGTAAGAATGACGTGATCTCCCTTTCTTCATCAATCGCCACATAGACTGGCAGCGTCCTGACAAGCATCCCCATGGTTCGTGCCATTCTGGGGTCGTGCCGCCCATTGTTGACCGTGGCAAACATCGCCTCAGCCTGCCCTGTGTATTTTGCCAGCGTGTAGGCGTAAACACCTAAAAAGAAGGTGTTTTCCGTTATCCCCGCATTTCGGGTAAACTGTTCCAGCCTTTCGGCTGAAACCTTTTCCTCCAGATTGCAGTAAAGGCGCTCGGCGGGCAAAATGCTCTGTTCGGGATCCTCTGGGTGGTCAAACACCGGGTTAGAGTTTACCTCATTTCCCTCCAGGTAATTTTTAAAATAAGCCTGGGCTTCCCTGTAAATATCCTGCTCTTTCAGCGTCATCTCATAATTTGAAAGCGTAAACTGGCTGATCACTTCTTCTTCCGGCAGCTCTCCCTGATAGATCTCCGCCGCCTGATTGAAAAATGCGGCAATGGACGCGCCGTCGGAAATTATGTGGTGAAAGTCGGCCAGCAGATAGATTTGGTCTTCTGTTTGATAAAGCTTTATGCGGAAGAGGGGGCCCTTCTCCAGGTCAAAGGCCTTTACAAATCCGGCTTTAACCTGCTGAAAGCGCTCCTCAGAAATTTCTTCTGTCTCTACACCGTACATCCGCTCTGGGTGCGGGATCATCCCGTAAGACCCGTCTTTTTCTCCAATACTGACTTTGAGTACAGGATAGTGGTCGATCATTTTTTCCAGGGCTGCTTTTAATTTGTCTGCATTCACAGCTTTCGGAGCTGTAAAACAAAATGGAATATTGTACATGACACTTTCCGGACTCTGGAGGCATTCCAGAAATACGCCCAGCTGGCTGTCGGTAAGAGGGTAAAATTCCCTTTTCTCCCCGCAGCCCTGATAAGGATCATCCTGTTTTTGGGTGCACAGTGCCGCAATGCCTTCCGGCGTTTTTCCCTCAAAAATTTGCGATGATGTCAAATTTAGACTTAAGCAGTACTCCTGCAGACGAATCGCCTTGATGGAATCTCCCCCAATGGCAAAAAAGTCGTCCTTTCTCCCGATTTGGTCTACCTCTAAAATCGCTTCAAAGCCACGGCAAAGCAATTCTTCCGCTTCTGTGTCAGGCGCTTCATAGTCGGCTTTAAAGGCTGAAGCATCCGGAGCTTTCAAGGCCAGCCGGTCCAGCTTTCCATTTTGATTCAAAGGAATTTTTTCCATTTCAATTAAAAACTGCGGGATCATATAATCCGCTAGCTTTTCCTTCAGTGCCTCTTTGACCGCCTGGGTAGGATTTTGCGGCCTTAAGTCTTCTTTTATCTGAAAATATCCGCAAAGATAGGTCTGTCCATATTTATTTTCATATCCCTTAACAACGGCGCGCTCCACATAAGGCAGCCCATTCATCAATGCCTCAATCTCTCCCGTTTCCACTCTCTGGCCATTTATTTTTACCATCCAGTCCTTACGGTTCACATAGATAAGATTTCCATCCTCCTGCATTTTTCCGAGATCGCCGCTATGGTACAGAATTTTATCGGTACCGCCCTCTGCGAAAGGATTTTCCGTAAAGACCTCGGCTGTTTTTTCAGGCAGGTCCAAGTATCCCTGCGCAAGATAACCCGAAATACAAATTTCCCCTGTTTCGCCGGGAGCGGCAGGGCTGCCATCTTCTCTCAGCACATAAACGTGCATCCCCTCAAATGCTTTTCCGATGGGGGTATTGTCGTATTCCTGATCGACTTTAAAATAAGTGGCTGCCGGTGTCGTTTCACTGGAGCCATAGATATTGTACAGATCATACCCGTTCCCCTTTACATTTGAGACACGCTCGCTTCCACAGAGCACCAGCCGAAGCGTATCGCTCTTATTTTTAAACAGTTTCATCATCTGCGGAGAAATAAGCGTGGCTGTGATGTGGTGCTCTGCAATGGCGTCTTCGATCCGGTGGATGTCTTTTCGGCCATCCTCACTGTTGATATGGACAGCGGCACCAGCGTATAACAAGGCGAAAACGTCCTCGATAATCGCTATAAAATGAAAAGGAAGGTTGGAAAGGTAGATGTCTTCCTCTGTATAACCAAACGCCTTTGCGCTTCGGTATGAGCTGCTGGCAAAGCTCAGATGATTATGGACAATCCCCTTGGGATTACCGGTTGAGCCGGAGGTATAAATGGCAATAGCCCGGTCTTCAGCGTTTATCTGCGGTCCGGAAAAGCGCAGGCTTCTCTCCGCTTCATGAACCTCCTCAAGCGCGCTCAAAAAAACCTCATCCACAACCGTGTGCGCGCCGCATTGTTCCAGGATAAAGGCTATCCGGTCCTTCGGGTAGCTGGAGGAAAGCGGTACAAACACGCCGCCGGCTTTGAGTATCCCCAAAGCGGCCGAGATATATTCCATTTTTCTCGGCAGCATCACCGCTACGAAATCACCTTTTTCAACACCAGTCTCAATGAGTCTTCCCGCTATCTGGTCACTGATGTCCCCCAGCTCCTGATAAGTGGTTGTTCTTTCTCCCTCCAAATCTGAAATCGCTACGTGTTCCGGCGCCTTTTTTATATTTTCCAAAAATTGTTCCAAAAATAATCGCATATCTTACCTCTTATCAAAATCCTTGACAATGAATTTTAACTTGCCGCCCCTCTGATTATGGATGGGCGGCTCCTGACTCTGTATAAATTCCACAGGCGGGCACCCGTTTCTCTGAAAAAAATCCTCCATTATTTTTCGGGCTTCCTCAAATACATCGGTGCGCTTTTTCTCCGACTCGGGGATCATTCTGATTTCAAACTTTGTTTCTCCCTTCTGCACGAGCTGCAGGGCGTAGGCGCCCTCGACATACTGCAGGGAATATTCCACATTAACCCCCAGTACCTCGACGACGCCGACTGTCAGATTCTCCCCTGTTCTTCCCAGTATTTCCATCACTGGCAGGGTGATGCCGCAGGAGCACGGCCCTTTGTGTAGCTTTATTTTATCTTCCATATAATAGCGGATAATCGGCTGCACATAATTTGTCAGATCTGTGACATAGACGCCATCTGACCATTCTCCCTCTTTTGTTGGGGTTCCATCCTGGTTAACCGGCTCCAGAATAACCCAGTCGTCATTCACATGAAGCTTTCCCAAAGAACAGGACATAGCGGCCTCGCCCCCCTCGGTGCTGCAATAATTGTTTAGTACCGGACAGTTAAAAGCCTCTTTCAGTGCGTGATATACCGTTTCCGTTAAAACCTCCGCCGAGCAGGCAATGGCCTTTGGCGCTATCTGAAGAGCTCCCTGCTTCTGCGCGTTGGCCAGCGCCCCCATAACCGAAGGATACCCTGTGACCATGTCCGGCTGAAATTGATTTAACTGCCTGACAATCGAAGCGACGTCCGAGGTGATGGAGAGCTCCAATATATTGTTCTCATATCCAGGGTATGCTTTTTTTGTCCGAAGCAGACTGGAATAAGAGGAAACATGGGGATCCAGAAAAATCGCCGCTGCAATTTTATTCCTGACCGGTATCATCAAATCCGGGTCTGTCTGTCTCAGCAGCCTGGTCTGCATCATAGCGCCATGAATGGTGTTATGATAGGGATCTCTCACCATCGGCACGGGGCTGCCTGTGGTTCCAGAGGTTGTAATCGCTGTGTACGCGTCAAGATAACGTTTAACTCCAGCTTCTGGACTATTGATATACTCAAACACACCGTCATATGTGATTCGTGGATCGGTGACCCAGCCGTGATAGTCCTCCATCAATACACGCTTATTGGTTGGGGGCAGTTCCTCCAAAGTATAGTGTTCTCCAATATTTTCATAGGCTTTTCTGAAATATGCGGAATGCTCTTTCGCATAATCCACCAGACGGTGAAGTCTTTTTTCCCTGAGGACGCCGCGCTGTTCCGGGTCCATTTTCTCAGCCTCCCGGCACAACGCAATGGCTTCCTGCATCTCAATTGTCTTCATTCTGCTCCTCCTTGTAAATTCATTCCGATGGTAAGAATATTCTCTCCATCTACATGTGCATAGTTGATCCGGTCTGCAATTTCCTTAACAAGATATATGCCAAGCCCGCCAATGGGGCGTTCTGCCACAGGACATGTAATGTCCGGTGCGGGACGCTGCAAAGGATCATACGGCTCGCCGCAGTCTCTGAAGCGAACAATAAGCAAATCCTTCTCTGCGCCGCATTCAATCCTCACATCTCCCTGTAATTCTTTATACGCATAACTCGCTATATTTACAAAGACTTCTTCCACAATCAATTCAAGCTTCTCTGGTTCTTTTACGCCTCCGTATTCACGGGCGGTCTCAGTGACAAAATCCAGCGCCTGATAGAGGCGATCCGTCTCTGCCGGTAATACGACCTTTTTCATAATCCTAATCTCTTTGGATGGTAAGGACCTTGTCAAACCCACTCATGCGCATCACCTCAAATACCGGCTGGGTTGGGTTTTTCACACAAAAAGCTGCGCCGCACTGATCTGCTGTCTTTTTGCAGACCAGCAAAGCCCTCAGGCCTGCACTGGAAATATACTCCAGTTTTTCGAGATCTACCGTCAGCTCCTTACAATCTAATTCCTTCACAGTATCCACCATTTCCGGGGCTGTCACTGTATCCAGCCGGCCCTCCAATGTGATCGTCATAACGTCTTTATCCTTCATCTTCAAAATGTTCATACACTTTATCTCCTTTTTTATTTATTTTTACAACACTGCAGTTCATCCCCAGGATATAGTCATAAGCGATATCACTGGAGACGGCTTCTGCTACCGCTAAATTACTGAAGAGCTCTCGATTTT
It encodes:
- a CDS encoding STAS domain-containing protein; translated protein: MNILKMKDKDVMTITLEGRLDTVTAPEMVDTVKELDCKELTVDLEKLEYISSAGLRALLVCKKTADQCGAAFCVKNPTQPVFEVMRMSGFDKVLTIQRD
- a CDS encoding ATP-binding protein, giving the protein MKKVVLPAETDRLYQALDFVTETAREYGGVKEPEKLELIVEEVFVNIASYAYKELQGDVRIECGAEKDLLIVRFRDCGEPYDPLQRPAPDITCPVAERPIGGLGIYLVKEIADRINYAHVDGENILTIGMNLQGGAE
- a CDS encoding phenylacetate--CoA ligase family protein; the protein is MKTIEMQEAIALCREAEKMDPEQRGVLREKRLHRLVDYAKEHSAYFRKAYENIGEHYTLEELPPTNKRVLMEDYHGWVTDPRITYDGVFEYINSPEAGVKRYLDAYTAITTSGTTGSPVPMVRDPYHNTIHGAMMQTRLLRQTDPDLMIPVRNKIAAAIFLDPHVSSYSSLLRTKKAYPGYENNILELSITSDVASIVRQLNQFQPDMVTGYPSVMGALANAQKQGALQIAPKAIACSAEVLTETVYHALKEAFNCPVLNNYCSTEGGEAAMSCSLGKLHVNDDWVILEPVNQDGTPTKEGEWSDGVYVTDLTNYVQPIIRYYMEDKIKLHKGPCSCGITLPVMEILGRTGENLTVGVVEVLGVNVEYSLQYVEGAYALQLVQKGETKFEIRMIPESEKKRTDVFEEARKIMEDFFQRNGCPPVEFIQSQEPPIHNQRGGKLKFIVKDFDKR